A stretch of Acropora palmata chromosome 9, jaAcrPala1.3, whole genome shotgun sequence DNA encodes these proteins:
- the LOC141892028 gene encoding neuronal cell adhesion molecule-like isoform X1, protein MGFNQEAKFVWTCCIFFIAVSAGQYKYSGTKFTKVPPKIIFAEVGSDAKFHWRFSFAAGSSDRSQFQYIIWGMSDGDKLQDKYITVFEDGKRSAKNPQHSEKERQRWGVSGNITETETNQVFVLKNVTKSDTEKTYCCKAIVWGKWFVSGPIHLELKDTPEPVTPAPEVPASITIRTNERNVIVGERVELKCDASGEPAPFVEWSKEGVLKQNSTEKTSLVIPKVLHWHAGTYVCKATNTGGSVKYSVTLRVGS, encoded by the exons ATGGGCTTCAATCAAGAAGCCAAATTCGTTTGGACTTGCTGCATCTTTTTTATCGCTGTCTCTGCAGGTC aaTACAAGTACAGTGGCACTAAGTTCACCAAGGTTCCGcccaaaattatttttgctgAAGTGGGCTCTGACGCGAAATTCCACTGGAGGTTTTCATTTGCTGCTGGTTCGAGCGATCGTTCTCAGTTTCAGTACATTATTTGGGGCATGTCAGATGGTGACAAATTGCAAGACAAATATATCACGGTGTTCGAAGATGGAAAGAGGTCTGCAAAAAACCCGCAGCACTCTGAGAAGGAAAGACAGCGGTGGGGAGTCTCAGGAAATATCACTGAGACAGAAACAAATCAAGTGTTTGTACTCAAGAATGTCACTAAATCCGACACCGAAAAAACGTATTGCTGCAAAGCTATCGTTTGGGGCAAATGGTTTGTGAGTGGTCCGATTCACCTCGAACTTAAAG ACACGCCAGAACCTGTCACCCCTGCTCCGGAAG TTCCAGCAAGTATTACTATCCGAACAAATGAACGGAATGTCATAGTTGGTGAACGTGTGGAATTGAAATGCGATGCCTCTGGGGAACCAGCACCTTTTGTCGAATGGTCCAAAGAAGGGGTGCTAAAGCAAAATAGCACAGAAAAAACGTCACTCGTGATTCCGAAAGTTTTGCATTGGCATGCAGGTACCTATGTTTGCAAAGCCACAAACACGGGTGGATCTGTGAAGTACTCTGTTACACTTCGGGTTGGAAGCTAA
- the LOC141891999 gene encoding uncharacterized protein LOC141891999 isoform X1, with product MQSVQAFAVFVVCYILHCTTGQNPATQFTQAPPRTVSGILGYDVTFHWTFSFAVDKDWKDFTQIYWGMTDNAKRVTDKYMTVFKDGRAIVNYQLKPLSLQSRLGVIKNISKDRCIVDFVLKNVTRRDANLAYGCTATVFGNPIWNGPIYLVLRVPPSFTLRSNSTMEVEEGKHVNLRCGATGDPVPLIQWKRQRELLQSSKRTANLSITKVKLKNGGIYTCTAKNTGGSTSYSVLVRVTRYRPYIDNITSSKVVKSWLGHAVILKCIVDANPAATFTWYKDGRSILRDVNSTHNNSTLSIKPNKSDQFGSYLCKAVNIKGTTLHNITVEQLYPPGPPVITERIPDMLSISVSWAKPLNDGGKMVLDYKIVFLDVNKKEQKLLKGITGNAYTLQDLRQNRNYTIIIYARNDVGYGKPANVTISTLEAARPVILFIATAPSLMSVHVWWNSTNNNTGVKILDYRVMLIDTVTQEERNFSKITALSLYINNLKHNRTYLIKVQAENDDGYGRFKIKAFKTLEADPPGPPVIKAFPRVFELKITWNSSIQDISNIEILDYRIKVWDGSLLVQKQDAITGRSLVIKNLSRNKTYVIGIQARNEAGYGQMANITSRTILEGPPDAPTITNITIQENYFLIRWTEPYNGESPIKLYTVTVWLISAVNNSHQTERPISRNTTETKLSLKFKWNKTYQVAVSAWNIHGQSFCRTPKIFTTRRPGSSSTVATASPKATPATHTQEQSTKSHTIDQEDQTVKAKSDKVENDKNIFIYLAPLWIVIAAFGIPSVLFVVWKAAKKITHVQTYKQPPKSRRARQYHNRDSESSVTTMADVTENKRRNHYESITAIFEMNHNYGYNAHDEQNLQSPNSLNINGDQESKPYEYNHLHETSWDKTEKPKTKIQIGLVNPSNQGENELESGQGGMSPNHFYSHLIHSGRQTPVSNEYSTIPVKCKWEISRRRLRLDSITRCWQFGPVKKGFVLNVDQNGHWIPVTVKILSDKGKPNEQGRKDLLSELEILKSLPAHNHVIQLLACVTESEPFCIITEFTPYGDLLGFLRKKRGLEDAYYNTERLPRRSVTSHQLMQFAWEIADGMAHLSSAKIVHRDLAARNVLLGENLTCKITDFATSRDMGLQDMCQRQNGGRLPVKWTALEALLDDVYTTKSDVWSFGVVLFEIVTMGGDPYPGIEVLDLIHRLASGYRIEKPMHVSEQVYDVMLSCWHEVPNTRPTFRELQNSIAQLDKENQNCINLRAYDGGLYESVQPLSR from the exons ATGCAGTCAGTTCAAGCATTTGCCGTTTTTGTGGTCTGTTACATTCTCCACTGCACCACGGGAC AAAATCCTGCAACACAATTTACACAAGCGCCTCCAAGAACTGTGAGTGGAATCCTGGGATATGACGTTACTTTTCATTGGACGTTTTCATTTGCAGTTGATAAAGATTGGAAAGACTTTACACAAATCTACTGGGGAATGACAGACAACGCTAAGAGGGTCACAGATAAATACATGACGGTCTTCAAAGATGGAAGAGCAATAGTTAATTACCAACTTAAACCCTTAAGTCTACAATCCAGACTGGGCGTTATAAAAAACATCAGCAAAGACAGGTGTATTGTGGACTTTGTGTTGAAGAACGTGACCAGGAGAGATGCCAATTTAGCGTATGGCTGTACAGCCACCGTTTTCGGAAATCCTATCTGGAATGGGCCTATTTATCTTGTCCTTCGAG TTCCGCCCAGCTTTACTCTCCGATCGAATTCAACTATGGAGGTAGAGGAAGGCAAACATGTCAATTTGCGTTGTGGTGCAACTGGGGACCCTGTGCCTCTAATACAATGGAAACGGCAACGTGAGCTTCTACAAAGTAGTAAAAGAACCGCTAATCTTAGCATTACCAAAGTTAAACTCAAGAATGGTGGTATCTATACATGCACTGCAAAGAACACCGGAGGATCAACGTCTTACAGCGTTCTTGTGAGGGTGACTCGAT ATCGCCCTTATATCGACAACATTACGTCTTCGAAGGTTGTGAAATCTTGGTTGGGACATGCGGTCATATTAAAGTGCATTGTAGATGCAAACCCTGCTGCTACCTTTACCTGGTACAAAGATGGCCGATCGATCTTGAGGGATGTTAATTCTACACACAACAACAGCACATTATCGATCAAACCAAATAAAAGTGACCAGTTTGGTTCGTACTTGTGTAAAGCAGTAAATATCAAAGGGACAACTCTGCATAACATTACAGTGGAACAGCTTT ACCCACCAGGGCCGCCTGTAATCACTGAACGGATTCCGGATATGCTGTCCATCTCCGTGTCCTGGGCTAAGCCACTTAATGACGGCGGAAAAATGGTGTTGGATTACAAGATAGTGTTTCTTGATGTTAAtaagaaagaacaaaaattgttaaaaggCATAACTGGCAATGCTTATACCCTTCAGGATTTAAGGCAAAATAGAAACTATACGATAATTATCTATGCACGAAATGATGTCGGCTACGGGAAGCCTGCAAATGTCACTATTTCAACGTTGGAAGCAG CTCGTCCAGTCATTCTTTTCATTGCCACTGCGCCAAGTTTAATGTCAGTTCATGTATGGTGGAATTCAACGAACAACAACACAGGAGTAAAGATACTTGATTACAGAGTAATGCTTATAGACACCGTCAcacaagaagaaagaaatttttcaaaaataacagCTTTAAGCCTGTACATTAACAACCTGAAGCACAACAGAACCTACTTGATCAAGGTTCAAGCAGAGAATGATGATGGCTATGGAAGGTTTAAAATCAAAGCATTCAAGACGCTTGAAGCAG acCCGCCAGGCCCGCCTGTGATAAAAGCCTTTCCACGTGTGTTCGAATTAAAAATTACCTGGAATTCGTCTATTCAGGATATCAGTAACATCGAAATACTAGATTACAGAATCAAAGTGTGGGATGGTTCTCTTCTAGTACAAAAGCAAGATGCAATAACTGGGAGATCACTGGTCATTAAGAATTTATCAAGGAACAAGACGTACGTTATTGGAATACAAGCAAGAAACGAGGCTGGATATGGACAGATGGCAAACATCACTTCTAGGACTATTTTAGAAG GTCCACCAGATGCACCTACAATTACAAATATCACTATTCAGGAAAACTATTTTCTCATTCGGTGGACAGAGCCGTATAATGGAGAAAGTCCAATAAAATTGTACACCGTGACTGTGTGGTTAATAAGCGCTGTTAACAATTCACACCAAACGGAAAGGCCTATTTCAAGGAACACCACAGAAACAAAACTCTCTTTAAAGTTCAAGTGGAATAAAACCTACCAAGTGGCTGTCTCCGCGTGGAACATCCACGGCCAAAGCTTCTGTCGTACGCCAAAAATTTTTACTACTCGAAGACCAG GATCAAGCTCTACAGTGGCGACTGCATCTCCCAAAGCTACACCTG ctacACACACTCAAGAACAATCGACAAAGTCTCATACAATTGACCAAG AAGACCAGACAGTAAAGGCTAAAAGCGATAAAGTGGAAAACGATAAGAACATTTTCATTTATCTCGCCCCTTTGTGGATCGTTATCGCGGCCTTTGGAATTCCGTCCGTGCTGTTCGTGGTTTGGAAAGCCGCAAAAAAGA ttacaCATGTGCAAACTTATAAGCAGCCACCGAAATCAAGAAGAGCCAGGCAATATCATAA TAGGGACAGTGAGTCCTCAGTAACAACAATGGCAGACGTAACAGAAAACAAG AGACGTAATCATTATGAATCAATAACAGCGATTTTCGAAATGAACCATAACTACGGATACAACGCACACGATGAACAGAACTTACAGAGTCCAAATTCCTTGAACATAAATGGCGATCAGGAGAGCAAGCCTTATGAATACAACCATCTTCACGAGACATCTTGggacaaaacagaaaaaccgAAAACCAAGATACAAATCGGACTTGTCAACCCATCAAACCAGGGCGAAAACGAGTTGGAATCTGGACAGGGAGGAATGAGTCCCAACCACTTTTATTCTCACCTAATTCACAGCGGAAGGCAAACACCAGTATCAAATGAATATTCTACTATTCCAGTGAAGTGCAAGTGGGAAATTTCTCGCCGTCGGCTTAGACTAGACAGCATTACACGTTGTTGGCAGTTTGGACCCGTCAAGAAAGGCTTTGTCCTGAACGTGGATCAAAACGGACACTGGATACCAGTCACAGTGAAAATCTTGAGCGATAAGG GAAAACCGAATGAACAAGGTCGGAAAGATTTGCTGTCTGAACTTGAGATTCTCAAAAGCCTTCCAGCACATAATCACGTGATACAGTTATTGGCTTGTGTTACGGAATCAG AGCCTTTCTGCATAATCACAGAGTTTACGCCTTATGGAGACTTGCTGGGCTTCCTGAGAAAGAAGCGCGGTTTAGAAGACGCCTACTACAACACAGAACGTCTTCCAAGAAGAAGTGTTACTTCACATCAACTTATGCAGTTTGCGTGGGAGATAGCTGATGGAATGGCTCACTTAAGCTCAGCAAAG ATAGTTCATCGTGATCTGGCTGCCCGAAACGTTCTGTTGGGCGAAAATCTCACGTGCAAAATAACAGACTTCGCGACGTCCCGAGACATGGGATTGCAGGACATGTGCCAGCGACAAAATGGG GGCCGTCTACCTGTAAAATGGACGGCTCTtgaagccctgttggacgatGTTTATACCACCAAGAGCGATGT GTGGAGCTTTGGAGTGGTCTTATTTGAAATAGTAACCATGG GAGGCGATCCCTATCCCGGCATTGAAGTGTTAGACCTAATACACAGACTGGCATCAGGCTACAGGATTGAAAAGCCCATGCATGTTTCTGAACAAGT GTACGATGTGATGCTGTCTTGCTGGCATGAAGTTCCAAACACCAGACCCACATTTCGCGAGTTGCAGAACTCCATAGCTCAGcttgacaaagaaaaccaG AATTGCATTAACCTAAGAGCGTATGATGGAGGGCTTTACGAGAGCGTCCAACCATTGTCAAGATAG
- the LOC141891999 gene encoding uncharacterized protein LOC141891999 isoform X2 produces the protein MQSVQAFAVFVVCYILHCTTGQNPATQFTQAPPRTVSGILGYDVTFHWTFSFAVDKDWKDFTQIYWGMTDNAKRVTDKYMTVFKDGRAIVNYQLKPLSLQSRLGVIKNISKDRCIVDFVLKNVTRRDANLAYGCTATVFGNPIWNGPIYLVLRVPPSFTLRSNSTMEVEEGKHVNLRCGATGDPVPLIQWKRQRELLQSSKRTANLSITKVKLKNGGIYTCTAKNTGGSTSYSVLVRVTRYRPYIDNITSSKVVKSWLGHAVILKCIVDANPAATFTWYKDGRSILRDVNSTHNNSTLSIKPNKSDQFGSYLCKAVNIKGTTLHNITVEQLYPPGPPVITERIPDMLSISVSWAKPLNDGGKMVLDYKIVFLDVNKKEQKLLKGITGNAYTLQDLRQNRNYTIIIYARNDVGYGKPANVTISTLEAARPVILFIATAPSLMSVHVWWNSTNNNTGVKILDYRVMLIDTVTQEERNFSKITALSLYINNLKHNRTYLIKVQAENDDGYGRFKIKAFKTLEADPPGPPVIKAFPRVFELKITWNSSIQDISNIEILDYRIKVWDGSLLVQKQDAITGRSLVIKNLSRNKTYVIGIQARNEAGYGQMANITSRTILEGPPDAPTITNITIQENYFLIRWTEPYNGESPIKLYTVTVWLISAVNNSHQTERPISRNTTETKLSLKFKWNKTYQVAVSAWNIHGQSFCRTPKIFTTRRPGSSSTVATASPKATPATHTQEQSTKSHTIDQDQTVKAKSDKVENDKNIFIYLAPLWIVIAAFGIPSVLFVVWKAAKKITHVQTYKQPPKSRRARQYHNRDSESSVTTMADVTENKRRNHYESITAIFEMNHNYGYNAHDEQNLQSPNSLNINGDQESKPYEYNHLHETSWDKTEKPKTKIQIGLVNPSNQGENELESGQGGMSPNHFYSHLIHSGRQTPVSNEYSTIPVKCKWEISRRRLRLDSITRCWQFGPVKKGFVLNVDQNGHWIPVTVKILSDKGKPNEQGRKDLLSELEILKSLPAHNHVIQLLACVTESEPFCIITEFTPYGDLLGFLRKKRGLEDAYYNTERLPRRSVTSHQLMQFAWEIADGMAHLSSAKIVHRDLAARNVLLGENLTCKITDFATSRDMGLQDMCQRQNGGRLPVKWTALEALLDDVYTTKSDVWSFGVVLFEIVTMGGDPYPGIEVLDLIHRLASGYRIEKPMHVSEQVYDVMLSCWHEVPNTRPTFRELQNSIAQLDKENQNCINLRAYDGGLYESVQPLSR, from the exons ATGCAGTCAGTTCAAGCATTTGCCGTTTTTGTGGTCTGTTACATTCTCCACTGCACCACGGGAC AAAATCCTGCAACACAATTTACACAAGCGCCTCCAAGAACTGTGAGTGGAATCCTGGGATATGACGTTACTTTTCATTGGACGTTTTCATTTGCAGTTGATAAAGATTGGAAAGACTTTACACAAATCTACTGGGGAATGACAGACAACGCTAAGAGGGTCACAGATAAATACATGACGGTCTTCAAAGATGGAAGAGCAATAGTTAATTACCAACTTAAACCCTTAAGTCTACAATCCAGACTGGGCGTTATAAAAAACATCAGCAAAGACAGGTGTATTGTGGACTTTGTGTTGAAGAACGTGACCAGGAGAGATGCCAATTTAGCGTATGGCTGTACAGCCACCGTTTTCGGAAATCCTATCTGGAATGGGCCTATTTATCTTGTCCTTCGAG TTCCGCCCAGCTTTACTCTCCGATCGAATTCAACTATGGAGGTAGAGGAAGGCAAACATGTCAATTTGCGTTGTGGTGCAACTGGGGACCCTGTGCCTCTAATACAATGGAAACGGCAACGTGAGCTTCTACAAAGTAGTAAAAGAACCGCTAATCTTAGCATTACCAAAGTTAAACTCAAGAATGGTGGTATCTATACATGCACTGCAAAGAACACCGGAGGATCAACGTCTTACAGCGTTCTTGTGAGGGTGACTCGAT ATCGCCCTTATATCGACAACATTACGTCTTCGAAGGTTGTGAAATCTTGGTTGGGACATGCGGTCATATTAAAGTGCATTGTAGATGCAAACCCTGCTGCTACCTTTACCTGGTACAAAGATGGCCGATCGATCTTGAGGGATGTTAATTCTACACACAACAACAGCACATTATCGATCAAACCAAATAAAAGTGACCAGTTTGGTTCGTACTTGTGTAAAGCAGTAAATATCAAAGGGACAACTCTGCATAACATTACAGTGGAACAGCTTT ACCCACCAGGGCCGCCTGTAATCACTGAACGGATTCCGGATATGCTGTCCATCTCCGTGTCCTGGGCTAAGCCACTTAATGACGGCGGAAAAATGGTGTTGGATTACAAGATAGTGTTTCTTGATGTTAAtaagaaagaacaaaaattgttaaaaggCATAACTGGCAATGCTTATACCCTTCAGGATTTAAGGCAAAATAGAAACTATACGATAATTATCTATGCACGAAATGATGTCGGCTACGGGAAGCCTGCAAATGTCACTATTTCAACGTTGGAAGCAG CTCGTCCAGTCATTCTTTTCATTGCCACTGCGCCAAGTTTAATGTCAGTTCATGTATGGTGGAATTCAACGAACAACAACACAGGAGTAAAGATACTTGATTACAGAGTAATGCTTATAGACACCGTCAcacaagaagaaagaaatttttcaaaaataacagCTTTAAGCCTGTACATTAACAACCTGAAGCACAACAGAACCTACTTGATCAAGGTTCAAGCAGAGAATGATGATGGCTATGGAAGGTTTAAAATCAAAGCATTCAAGACGCTTGAAGCAG acCCGCCAGGCCCGCCTGTGATAAAAGCCTTTCCACGTGTGTTCGAATTAAAAATTACCTGGAATTCGTCTATTCAGGATATCAGTAACATCGAAATACTAGATTACAGAATCAAAGTGTGGGATGGTTCTCTTCTAGTACAAAAGCAAGATGCAATAACTGGGAGATCACTGGTCATTAAGAATTTATCAAGGAACAAGACGTACGTTATTGGAATACAAGCAAGAAACGAGGCTGGATATGGACAGATGGCAAACATCACTTCTAGGACTATTTTAGAAG GTCCACCAGATGCACCTACAATTACAAATATCACTATTCAGGAAAACTATTTTCTCATTCGGTGGACAGAGCCGTATAATGGAGAAAGTCCAATAAAATTGTACACCGTGACTGTGTGGTTAATAAGCGCTGTTAACAATTCACACCAAACGGAAAGGCCTATTTCAAGGAACACCACAGAAACAAAACTCTCTTTAAAGTTCAAGTGGAATAAAACCTACCAAGTGGCTGTCTCCGCGTGGAACATCCACGGCCAAAGCTTCTGTCGTACGCCAAAAATTTTTACTACTCGAAGACCAG GATCAAGCTCTACAGTGGCGACTGCATCTCCCAAAGCTACACCTG ctacACACACTCAAGAACAATCGACAAAGTCTCATACAATTGACCAAG ACCAGACAGTAAAGGCTAAAAGCGATAAAGTGGAAAACGATAAGAACATTTTCATTTATCTCGCCCCTTTGTGGATCGTTATCGCGGCCTTTGGAATTCCGTCCGTGCTGTTCGTGGTTTGGAAAGCCGCAAAAAAGA ttacaCATGTGCAAACTTATAAGCAGCCACCGAAATCAAGAAGAGCCAGGCAATATCATAA TAGGGACAGTGAGTCCTCAGTAACAACAATGGCAGACGTAACAGAAAACAAG AGACGTAATCATTATGAATCAATAACAGCGATTTTCGAAATGAACCATAACTACGGATACAACGCACACGATGAACAGAACTTACAGAGTCCAAATTCCTTGAACATAAATGGCGATCAGGAGAGCAAGCCTTATGAATACAACCATCTTCACGAGACATCTTGggacaaaacagaaaaaccgAAAACCAAGATACAAATCGGACTTGTCAACCCATCAAACCAGGGCGAAAACGAGTTGGAATCTGGACAGGGAGGAATGAGTCCCAACCACTTTTATTCTCACCTAATTCACAGCGGAAGGCAAACACCAGTATCAAATGAATATTCTACTATTCCAGTGAAGTGCAAGTGGGAAATTTCTCGCCGTCGGCTTAGACTAGACAGCATTACACGTTGTTGGCAGTTTGGACCCGTCAAGAAAGGCTTTGTCCTGAACGTGGATCAAAACGGACACTGGATACCAGTCACAGTGAAAATCTTGAGCGATAAGG GAAAACCGAATGAACAAGGTCGGAAAGATTTGCTGTCTGAACTTGAGATTCTCAAAAGCCTTCCAGCACATAATCACGTGATACAGTTATTGGCTTGTGTTACGGAATCAG AGCCTTTCTGCATAATCACAGAGTTTACGCCTTATGGAGACTTGCTGGGCTTCCTGAGAAAGAAGCGCGGTTTAGAAGACGCCTACTACAACACAGAACGTCTTCCAAGAAGAAGTGTTACTTCACATCAACTTATGCAGTTTGCGTGGGAGATAGCTGATGGAATGGCTCACTTAAGCTCAGCAAAG ATAGTTCATCGTGATCTGGCTGCCCGAAACGTTCTGTTGGGCGAAAATCTCACGTGCAAAATAACAGACTTCGCGACGTCCCGAGACATGGGATTGCAGGACATGTGCCAGCGACAAAATGGG GGCCGTCTACCTGTAAAATGGACGGCTCTtgaagccctgttggacgatGTTTATACCACCAAGAGCGATGT GTGGAGCTTTGGAGTGGTCTTATTTGAAATAGTAACCATGG GAGGCGATCCCTATCCCGGCATTGAAGTGTTAGACCTAATACACAGACTGGCATCAGGCTACAGGATTGAAAAGCCCATGCATGTTTCTGAACAAGT GTACGATGTGATGCTGTCTTGCTGGCATGAAGTTCCAAACACCAGACCCACATTTCGCGAGTTGCAGAACTCCATAGCTCAGcttgacaaagaaaaccaG AATTGCATTAACCTAAGAGCGTATGATGGAGGGCTTTACGAGAGCGTCCAACCATTGTCAAGATAG
- the LOC141892028 gene encoding neuronal cell adhesion molecule-like isoform X2, with product MGFNQEAKFVWTCCIFFIAVSAEYKYSGTKFTKVPPKIIFAEVGSDAKFHWRFSFAAGSSDRSQFQYIIWGMSDGDKLQDKYITVFEDGKRSAKNPQHSEKERQRWGVSGNITETETNQVFVLKNVTKSDTEKTYCCKAIVWGKWFVSGPIHLELKDTPEPVTPAPEVPASITIRTNERNVIVGERVELKCDASGEPAPFVEWSKEGVLKQNSTEKTSLVIPKVLHWHAGTYVCKATNTGGSVKYSVTLRVGS from the exons ATGGGCTTCAATCAAGAAGCCAAATTCGTTTGGACTTGCTGCATCTTTTTTATCGCTGTCTCTGCAG aaTACAAGTACAGTGGCACTAAGTTCACCAAGGTTCCGcccaaaattatttttgctgAAGTGGGCTCTGACGCGAAATTCCACTGGAGGTTTTCATTTGCTGCTGGTTCGAGCGATCGTTCTCAGTTTCAGTACATTATTTGGGGCATGTCAGATGGTGACAAATTGCAAGACAAATATATCACGGTGTTCGAAGATGGAAAGAGGTCTGCAAAAAACCCGCAGCACTCTGAGAAGGAAAGACAGCGGTGGGGAGTCTCAGGAAATATCACTGAGACAGAAACAAATCAAGTGTTTGTACTCAAGAATGTCACTAAATCCGACACCGAAAAAACGTATTGCTGCAAAGCTATCGTTTGGGGCAAATGGTTTGTGAGTGGTCCGATTCACCTCGAACTTAAAG ACACGCCAGAACCTGTCACCCCTGCTCCGGAAG TTCCAGCAAGTATTACTATCCGAACAAATGAACGGAATGTCATAGTTGGTGAACGTGTGGAATTGAAATGCGATGCCTCTGGGGAACCAGCACCTTTTGTCGAATGGTCCAAAGAAGGGGTGCTAAAGCAAAATAGCACAGAAAAAACGTCACTCGTGATTCCGAAAGTTTTGCATTGGCATGCAGGTACCTATGTTTGCAAAGCCACAAACACGGGTGGATCTGTGAAGTACTCTGTTACACTTCGGGTTGGAAGCTAA